A DNA window from Streptomyces sp. B21-083 contains the following coding sequences:
- a CDS encoding ABC transporter permease: MTAARPPGLGSSVGFLARAWRYELRQLVRTRLYVFLAVLLPLILSSMAFYMFRGSGKQDPPMAVALSAALMGMWSSTLLGSGNAITRLRLMQLLEPLVASPRSTFLVTLPFALATSSLGIYGLLITLFWSALLFDMPLHLEHPLLFLAAVPVTVVALGMLGLLMASAFILYPTAQSLANFFEFPVWMLSGMLVPVSSLPDPVQNVSYLLAPTWGVKALTGAAVGGGDPLTAIGMCLLLTCGYLAVTLLLQRRFEWLARSSGTLALQ, encoded by the coding sequence GTGACGGCGGCGCGGCCACCCGGGCTCGGCAGCAGCGTCGGCTTCCTGGCGCGCGCGTGGCGCTACGAACTCCGGCAGCTGGTCCGCACCCGGCTGTACGTGTTCCTCGCCGTCCTGCTCCCTCTGATCCTTTCCTCGATGGCCTTCTACATGTTCCGCGGCTCCGGCAAGCAGGACCCCCCGATGGCGGTGGCCCTGAGCGCGGCGCTGATGGGCATGTGGTCCTCCACGCTGCTGGGTTCGGGCAACGCCATCACCCGGCTGCGGCTGATGCAGCTACTGGAACCCCTGGTCGCCAGTCCTCGCTCCACCTTCCTGGTGACACTGCCGTTCGCGCTCGCGACGTCGTCGCTGGGGATCTACGGACTACTCATAACGCTCTTTTGGAGCGCGCTCCTGTTCGACATGCCGCTCCACCTGGAGCACCCGTTGCTCTTTCTGGCCGCGGTACCCGTGACGGTGGTGGCACTCGGCATGCTGGGCCTGCTGATGGCCTCCGCCTTCATCCTCTATCCGACGGCCCAGTCGCTGGCCAACTTCTTCGAGTTCCCGGTGTGGATGCTCAGCGGCATGCTCGTCCCCGTCTCCTCGCTCCCGGACCCCGTGCAGAACGTGTCGTACCTGCTGGCCCCCACCTGGGGTGTCAAAGCGCTCACCGGGGCGGCGGTGGGCGGCGGCGACCCGTTGACGGCGATCGGCATGTGTCTCCTGCTCACCTGTGGCTATCTCGCCGTCACCCTGCTGCTGCAGAGGAGGTTCGAATGGCTGGCACGCTCCAGCGGGACGCTGGCTCTTCAGTGA
- a CDS encoding non-ribosomal peptide synthetase: MLPLSFAQRRLWFLERVEGAGATYLLPLALRLRGPLRVTALRSALGDIVARHEPLRTVFREADDEPYQDVLDAGAGHPGLAVVACGPDHLDEKLAAAAAVPIAIGEAELPLRATLFETGPDDHVLLLVVHHTAMDGWSVDTLLRDLSAAYRFRAEQGTAPPWEQLPVQYADFTLWQRELLGDPQDPGSTHAVQSAFWRRTLSGLSGPLPLPVDRARRTVAGRRGASVPFHCDTKLHHGVTELARAHRCTSFMVVHAALCVLLTRLGAGTDIAVGSAVSGRVEEALNDLVGFFVNSVVLRTDLSGDPDFAEVLRRVRESDLDAFAHQDLPFDLVVEAVNPVRSLAHNPLFQVMVSFESDAPAEPDFGEVRAAVRPLAPLPTAKTDLTFQLVEHLRGGPQGIDGHLEYASDLFDASTAESIVVRLLTVLEAVTADPSLRVSEIGLLTDAEYRLVVTEWNATERALPVTALPEALSAQARRTPDAPAVVDGPRTLTYAELHDRADRLAAYLDGAGAGPGTVVALALPRSAEFVVAVLAVLKTGSAYLPLDPEHPVERLAHMLRDAASPCVLTDRATRAALPRGGPPAVVVDEPLPAPPEVPGAGRRRAGSGDPAYVIYTSGSTGLPKGVVVSHAAIDNRLRWMQDTFPLTAADRVLHKTPSGFDVSVWELFWPLREGAVLVVAAPGEQRDPARLIATVRNDGVTVAHFVPSMLDHFLAEPEAASCTGLRRVFCSGEALPRETADTFHRLLPGTSLENLYGPTEAAVDVTWHPCRAGESGPVPIGKPVYNTRTYVLDETLRPCPPGLPGELYLAGVQLATGYLGRGALTASRFVADPFGPPGTRMYRTGDVARWRADGSLEYLGREDTQVKLHGQRLELGEVESVLAAGTAVGSACALVRSDGGERRLVAYVTPVRGASGDGATPAGPQPEQLREHLAERLPAYMLPSDIVVVDRFPLTANGKLDRAALPPPPAPRAGRGRGPGNDRERAVLEVFRELLGTDGISVDDDFFRAGGTSMLAIRLARRLRRVLGTELPVQAVFRHPTAAALARRADRGPGTPDGSAALLPLRPHGTGLPLFFVHPGTGFGWCYFRLLEHLDTDRPVYALQARGLGGEDRAAVLPASVGEMADDYVRQIRQIQPSGPYHLFGWSFGGLVAHAVATALRAADEAVDLLVVLDGRPVTEEEAARAHASAEEPQTEALRGFFDGAPSLSAAQDGVDDALVAQLRESFPPLSHAGPREVRAAVEVAVNNIRLMNEFVPGRFDGDLVLVAAHDGTPRDIGPGLGWDPYVGGRITVLDADCGHYEMLGRAVADIGSLLSRILTAPGSARK; encoded by the coding sequence ATGCTGCCCCTCTCCTTCGCCCAACGACGGCTGTGGTTCCTCGAACGTGTCGAGGGAGCCGGGGCGACGTATCTTCTGCCCCTCGCCCTGCGGCTGCGCGGGCCCCTGCGCGTCACGGCGCTGCGGAGCGCGCTGGGCGACATCGTGGCACGGCACGAACCGCTGCGGACCGTCTTCCGCGAGGCGGACGACGAGCCGTACCAGGACGTCCTCGACGCCGGTGCCGGGCACCCGGGGTTGGCGGTCGTCGCGTGCGGCCCGGACCACCTGGACGAGAAGCTGGCGGCGGCTGCCGCCGTGCCGATCGCGATCGGCGAGGCCGAACTCCCGCTGCGCGCGACCCTGTTCGAGACCGGTCCCGACGACCACGTCCTGCTGCTGGTCGTCCACCACACCGCGATGGACGGCTGGTCGGTGGACACCCTGCTGCGCGACCTGTCCGCGGCCTACCGGTTCCGGGCCGAGCAAGGCACCGCGCCGCCCTGGGAGCAACTGCCGGTCCAGTACGCGGACTTCACCCTGTGGCAGCGCGAACTGCTGGGCGATCCGCAGGACCCCGGCAGCACGCACGCCGTGCAGAGCGCCTTCTGGAGGCGGACCCTGTCCGGTCTGTCCGGACCGCTGCCGCTGCCCGTGGACCGGGCCCGCCGGACGGTGGCCGGGCGCCGGGGCGCCAGCGTCCCCTTCCACTGTGACACCAAGCTGCACCACGGGGTGACGGAGCTGGCCCGCGCGCACCGGTGCACCTCGTTCATGGTGGTGCACGCCGCCCTGTGCGTACTGTTGACCCGGCTGGGGGCGGGCACCGACATCGCGGTCGGCTCCGCCGTCTCGGGGCGGGTGGAGGAGGCGCTGAACGACCTCGTCGGCTTCTTCGTCAACTCGGTGGTGCTGCGCACCGATCTCTCGGGCGATCCGGACTTCGCCGAGGTGCTGCGGCGCGTGCGGGAGTCCGACCTGGACGCCTTCGCCCACCAGGACCTGCCGTTCGACCTGGTGGTCGAGGCCGTCAACCCGGTCCGCTCACTCGCGCACAACCCGCTGTTCCAGGTGATGGTGAGCTTCGAGAGCGACGCGCCCGCGGAGCCGGACTTCGGCGAGGTGCGGGCCGCGGTGCGTCCGCTGGCCCCGCTGCCGACCGCGAAGACCGACCTGACCTTCCAGCTCGTGGAGCATCTGCGGGGCGGACCGCAGGGCATCGACGGCCACCTGGAGTACGCCTCCGACCTGTTCGACGCCTCCACCGCCGAGTCCATCGTGGTGCGGCTGCTCACCGTGCTGGAGGCGGTCACCGCGGACCCGTCGCTGCGGGTGAGCGAGATCGGCCTGCTCACCGATGCGGAGTACCGCCTGGTGGTGACGGAGTGGAACGCGACGGAGCGCGCGCTGCCGGTGACGGCCCTGCCCGAGGCACTCTCGGCCCAGGCCAGGCGCACCCCGGACGCGCCGGCGGTCGTCGACGGTCCGCGCACCCTCACCTACGCCGAACTCCACGACCGGGCCGACCGTCTGGCTGCCTACCTCGACGGCGCCGGGGCGGGGCCCGGCACGGTGGTGGCGCTGGCGCTGCCCCGGTCGGCCGAGTTCGTCGTCGCGGTGCTGGCCGTCCTCAAGACGGGGAGCGCCTACCTCCCGCTGGACCCCGAGCACCCCGTGGAGCGCCTGGCCCACATGCTGCGCGACGCGGCGTCCCCCTGCGTGCTGACCGACCGCGCGACCCGGGCCGCGCTGCCGCGCGGGGGGCCGCCGGCCGTGGTCGTCGACGAGCCGCTGCCCGCGCCGCCGGAGGTGCCCGGAGCGGGGCGCCGTCGGGCCGGCTCCGGCGATCCCGCGTACGTGATCTACACCTCCGGCTCCACCGGGCTGCCGAAGGGCGTCGTCGTCTCGCACGCGGCCATCGACAACCGGCTGCGCTGGATGCAGGACACCTTCCCGCTCACAGCCGCGGACCGCGTCCTGCACAAGACCCCCAGCGGCTTCGACGTGTCCGTGTGGGAGCTGTTCTGGCCGCTGCGGGAGGGCGCCGTGCTGGTGGTGGCCGCGCCGGGCGAACAACGGGACCCGGCACGCCTGATCGCCACCGTGCGGAACGACGGCGTCACCGTCGCGCACTTCGTTCCCTCGATGCTGGACCACTTCCTCGCCGAACCGGAGGCGGCGTCCTGCACCGGACTGCGCCGCGTCTTCTGCAGCGGCGAGGCACTCCCACGGGAGACCGCGGACACCTTCCACCGGCTGCTGCCGGGCACGTCCCTGGAGAACCTGTACGGGCCGACCGAGGCCGCCGTCGACGTGACCTGGCATCCGTGCCGCGCCGGCGAGAGCGGCCCTGTCCCGATCGGCAAGCCGGTGTACAACACGAGGACCTACGTCCTGGACGAGACGCTGCGGCCGTGTCCCCCCGGTCTGCCGGGCGAGCTGTACCTCGCGGGCGTCCAGCTGGCGACGGGCTACCTGGGCCGCGGGGCGCTGACGGCCTCCCGGTTCGTCGCTGACCCGTTCGGTCCGCCCGGGACCCGTATGTACCGTACCGGCGACGTCGCCCGGTGGCGTGCGGACGGCTCCCTGGAGTATCTGGGGCGCGAGGACACCCAGGTCAAACTGCACGGCCAGCGTCTGGAACTCGGCGAGGTGGAGAGCGTACTGGCCGCAGGGACCGCGGTCGGCTCCGCCTGTGCCCTGGTGCGCTCCGACGGCGGCGAACGGCGGCTGGTCGCCTATGTGACCCCAGTGCGCGGGGCCTCGGGCGACGGGGCGACGCCGGCCGGCCCGCAGCCGGAACAGCTGCGCGAGCACCTCGCGGAACGGCTGCCGGCGTACATGCTGCCCTCGGACATCGTGGTCGTGGACCGCTTCCCGCTCACCGCCAACGGCAAGCTCGATCGGGCGGCCCTCCCGCCACCGCCCGCGCCGCGCGCCGGCCGGGGCCGCGGACCGGGCAATGACCGGGAACGGGCGGTGCTGGAGGTTTTCCGCGAACTGCTGGGCACCGACGGCATCAGCGTCGACGACGACTTCTTCCGCGCGGGCGGCACCTCGATGCTCGCCATCCGGCTGGCCCGGCGGCTGCGCCGGGTGCTCGGGACGGAGCTCCCGGTCCAGGCCGTCTTCCGGCATCCGACGGCAGCCGCGCTGGCCCGCCGGGCGGACCGCGGGCCCGGGACGCCGGACGGTTCGGCCGCGCTGCTGCCGCTGCGTCCGCACGGCACCGGCCTGCCGCTGTTCTTCGTCCACCCCGGGACCGGGTTCGGCTGGTGCTACTTCCGGCTGCTGGAGCACTTGGACACCGACCGGCCCGTGTACGCCCTCCAGGCCAGGGGGCTGGGCGGGGAGGACAGGGCCGCCGTGCTGCCCGCGAGCGTCGGGGAGATGGCCGACGACTACGTGCGGCAGATCCGGCAGATCCAGCCGTCGGGCCCCTACCACCTGTTCGGCTGGTCCTTCGGCGGGCTGGTGGCACACGCCGTCGCGACCGCACTGCGGGCCGCGGACGAGGCGGTGGACCTGCTGGTGGTGCTGGACGGCCGTCCCGTGACCGAGGAGGAAGCCGCCCGGGCCCACGCCTCGGCCGAGGAGCCGCAGACGGAGGCGCTGCGCGGCTTCTTCGACGGCGCTCCCTCGCTGTCCGCCGCGCAGGACGGCGTCGACGACGCGCTCGTCGCACAGCTGCGCGAGAGCTTCCCGCCGCTCAGCCACGCCGGTCCGCGCGAGGTGCGCGCGGCGGTGGAGGTGGCGGTCAACAACATCCGCCTCATGAACGAGTTCGTGCCCGGCCGGTTCGACGGCGATCTCGTCCTGGTAGCCGCCCATGACGGCACGCCCCGGGACATCGGGCCCGGTCTCGGCTGGGATCCGTACGTCGGCGGGCGGATCACGGTCCTGGACGCCGACTGCGGCCACTACGAGATGCTCGGCAGGGCGGTCGCCGACATCGGCAGCCTGCTGTCGCGGATCCTCACCGCACCCGGCTCCGCACGGAAATGA
- a CDS encoding condensation domain-containing protein has protein sequence MTVDGVPLTFGQLSVWRVMTDWPHSRWPETYLTGAVELPPGCSEDRVVSAFGALRRRHESLRTRFTDTTDGPVQLVDEAVGDPVVGHVERQVHTVEEAAAAGRELARDRIDRAREHACRFAVVTSGGQPTHAVITADHIVADGFSLGRLRAELTALTGRNSPEGSRWLEEEPPQPRALALAQRSAAGRARGDGVLRHWQDLLATLPPDAFPVPDDAGGRPGRIEAVLRSPRARAALAVVAQERGLAPHDVLLALASLAVAVLEESARVVMTLQSSNRFGPPWHTVVSSMNQYAPMLLDTGTAPGSFDDWVRRVQRTALKAYRFGSYDIDAVEALVRGDRGRAPGYDHFYNFLAHDVARSAPVPGADRAGRVERTRPHRQIGPRFDVKVLGGPDMPVVVRADPALVSADRLDALLTWFDEELHRMAAEPSGSTAALVRRCRAALDGRSAD, from the coding sequence ATGACGGTGGACGGCGTCCCCCTCACGTTCGGTCAGCTCTCGGTGTGGCGGGTGATGACCGACTGGCCGCACTCCCGGTGGCCGGAGACGTACCTGACCGGAGCGGTCGAGCTGCCGCCCGGCTGCAGCGAGGACCGGGTCGTGTCCGCCTTCGGTGCGCTCCGCAGGCGCCACGAGTCACTGCGCACACGGTTCACGGACACCACCGACGGGCCGGTGCAGCTGGTGGACGAGGCGGTCGGCGACCCGGTCGTGGGTCACGTCGAACGGCAGGTGCACACCGTCGAGGAGGCCGCGGCGGCCGGACGGGAACTGGCCCGGGACCGCATCGACCGCGCCCGGGAGCACGCCTGCCGCTTCGCCGTGGTGACCAGCGGCGGACAGCCGACGCACGCGGTGATCACCGCCGACCACATCGTCGCCGACGGATTCTCGCTGGGGCGGCTGCGCGCCGAACTGACGGCACTGACCGGCAGGAACAGTCCCGAGGGCAGCCGCTGGCTGGAGGAGGAGCCGCCACAGCCCCGGGCACTCGCCCTGGCGCAGCGGTCCGCCGCCGGCCGGGCCCGCGGTGACGGTGTGCTGCGTCACTGGCAGGACCTGCTGGCCACGCTCCCCCCGGACGCCTTCCCGGTGCCCGACGACGCGGGCGGCAGACCCGGACGCATCGAGGCGGTCCTGCGGTCGCCCCGCGCCCGCGCGGCACTGGCCGTGGTCGCCCAGGAACGCGGGCTGGCACCCCACGACGTCCTGCTGGCACTCGCCTCCCTGGCTGTCGCCGTGCTGGAGGAGAGCGCGCGGGTTGTCATGACGCTCCAGTCCAGCAACCGGTTCGGGCCGCCCTGGCACACTGTGGTCAGCTCCATGAACCAGTACGCGCCGATGCTGCTCGACACCGGCACCGCACCCGGCTCCTTCGACGACTGGGTCCGCCGCGTGCAGCGCACCGCGCTCAAGGCGTACCGCTTCGGCTCGTACGACATCGACGCGGTCGAGGCCCTGGTGCGCGGCGACCGCGGCAGGGCGCCGGGATACGACCACTTCTACAACTTCCTCGCCCACGACGTCGCCCGGTCCGCACCCGTCCCCGGCGCGGACCGGGCTGGCCGCGTCGAACGGACCCGCCCCCACCGCCAGATCGGCCCCCGGTTCGACGTCAAGGTGCTCGGCGGGCCCGACATGCCGGTCGTCGTACGGGCCGACCCCGCTCTGGTGTCCGCCGACCGGCTCGACGCCCTGCTGACCTGGTTCGACGAGGAACTTCACCGGATGGCGGCAGAGCCCTCGGGCAGCACGGCCGCGCTGGTCCGGCGGTGCCGCGCGGCCCTGGACGGCCGGTCCGCGGACTGA
- a CDS encoding ABC transporter ATP-binding protein, whose product MGKSTAPAIQIDDLSRTFKGPQGRVKHALDKLSLSVERGELVGLLGPNGAGKTSTAKILMTVLLPTSGQARILGHDVVREAQAARRVTGVILGGDAGLYARLSAVDNLLLFADLYGIPYREQKPRISHLLDMVGLLGNERKRVESFSRGMKQRLHIARGLLHDPDVVILDEPSNGIDPVGARELRALIREQVRGGRSVLLTTHYMFEADELCDRVAVMRDGVKIAEGTPESLKKQTDGQVVLTVQVSGAGDEHVARLRALPGVRSVGLAERDGSQILDVHSGQETDVTAAVLAGLGGLPVLQVSKREPTLEDAYVSLISQDRP is encoded by the coding sequence GTGGGCAAAAGCACTGCACCCGCAATTCAGATAGACGACCTATCGCGTACTTTCAAGGGCCCGCAGGGCCGCGTCAAACACGCCCTCGATAAACTCTCTTTGAGCGTCGAGCGCGGCGAGTTGGTAGGTCTCCTCGGGCCGAATGGGGCGGGGAAAACCAGCACGGCGAAGATACTGATGACCGTCCTGCTGCCCACGTCCGGTCAGGCGCGCATCCTCGGACACGACGTCGTGCGCGAGGCTCAGGCCGCGCGGCGGGTGACAGGTGTCATCCTCGGCGGCGACGCGGGACTGTACGCGCGGCTGTCAGCCGTCGACAATCTGCTGCTCTTCGCCGACCTGTACGGAATCCCCTACCGGGAGCAGAAGCCCAGGATCAGCCACCTGCTGGACATGGTGGGGCTGCTGGGGAACGAACGGAAGCGGGTGGAATCGTTCTCACGCGGCATGAAGCAACGGCTGCACATCGCCCGCGGCCTGCTGCACGACCCGGACGTCGTCATCCTGGACGAGCCCAGCAACGGCATCGACCCGGTCGGCGCCCGGGAGTTGCGCGCGCTCATCCGCGAGCAGGTGCGCGGCGGCCGGAGCGTCCTGCTGACGACGCACTACATGTTCGAGGCCGACGAACTGTGCGACCGGGTCGCCGTGATGCGCGACGGGGTCAAGATCGCCGAGGGCACCCCGGAGTCGTTGAAGAAGCAGACGGACGGTCAGGTCGTCCTCACCGTCCAGGTCAGCGGGGCCGGCGACGAGCACGTGGCACGGCTGCGCGCGCTTCCCGGTGTCCGCTCGGTCGGCCTGGCCGAGCGCGACGGCAGCCAGATCCTGGACGTGCACAGCGGCCAGGAGACCGACGTCACGGCCGCGGTCCTGGCCGGACTCGGCGGCCTGCCCGTCCTTCAGGTCTCCAAGCGCGAGCCGACCCTGGAGGACGCGTATGTGTCCCTGATCTCGCAGGACCGCCCGTGA
- a CDS encoding ABC transporter permease, with the protein MAGTLQRDAGSSVTWRLFFVAGWRSYLALFRWLRPSAFIPTVIGVPVVQLIWAVHLGRYLGAYPPDYYVVGNALHACAMAGLFAPAHSIQGERYGGTLTALLATPANRAVMFGGRVLPAVLTGAFTSAVMLALGSALGWVHIAPGALPPLALTLLVTALSCSACGLVVGAIGLRTREATFLANVVLYSMMLLCGVNIPFSWLPGWLATLGHAMPMSQGIEAARRVLSGADGVPGLLGWELLKAAVLVGLALYLLRVLERGSRANASLDDV; encoded by the coding sequence ATGGCTGGCACGCTCCAGCGGGACGCTGGCTCTTCAGTGACCTGGCGTCTGTTCTTCGTGGCGGGCTGGCGCTCCTACCTCGCCCTGTTCCGCTGGCTGCGGCCGTCGGCGTTCATCCCGACCGTGATCGGCGTACCCGTCGTCCAGCTGATCTGGGCGGTGCACCTGGGCCGCTACCTCGGCGCCTATCCGCCCGACTACTACGTGGTGGGCAACGCTCTGCACGCCTGCGCGATGGCCGGCCTGTTCGCCCCCGCCCACTCGATCCAGGGCGAGCGGTACGGCGGCACGCTCACCGCGCTGCTCGCCACCCCGGCCAACCGTGCCGTGATGTTCGGCGGCCGGGTCCTGCCGGCCGTCCTGACCGGCGCGTTCACCTCCGCGGTCATGCTCGCCCTCGGCTCGGCGCTGGGATGGGTGCACATCGCCCCCGGCGCGCTGCCCCCGCTGGCCCTCACCTTGCTGGTCACCGCCCTGTCGTGCAGCGCCTGCGGACTGGTCGTGGGGGCGATCGGGCTGCGCACCCGGGAAGCGACGTTCCTGGCCAACGTGGTGCTCTACTCGATGATGCTGCTGTGCGGCGTGAACATCCCCTTCTCCTGGCTGCCCGGCTGGCTCGCCACACTCGGGCACGCGATGCCGATGTCACAGGGGATCGAGGCCGCCCGCCGGGTGCTGTCCGGGGCCGACGGGGTGCCGGGGCTGCTGGGCTGGGAACTGCTCAAAGCGGCCGTGCTGGTGGGGCTGGCCCTGTACCTGCTGCGGGTGCTGGAGCGCGGCAGCCGCGCGAACGCGTCCCTCGACGATGTGTGA
- a CDS encoding MbtH family protein gives MGNPFDDSGAPFHVLVNDEGQHSLWPAAAAVPDGWSAVLSDATHEECVAWVETHWTDMRPRSLASAMDANGPRGEA, from the coding sequence ATGGGCAACCCCTTCGACGATTCCGGCGCCCCGTTCCACGTCCTCGTCAACGACGAGGGCCAGCACTCGCTGTGGCCGGCCGCCGCGGCCGTGCCGGACGGCTGGAGCGCCGTGCTGAGCGATGCCACGCACGAGGAGTGCGTGGCCTGGGTGGAGACGCACTGGACGGACATGCGGCCGAGGAGCCTGGCCTCGGCCATGGACGCGAACGGTCCGCGGGGCGAGGCGTGA